In Paenibacillus segetis, the genomic window AGAAATGGTTATGCAAGAGCTTGAAGCTCTTGGCAAGGAACGAACCAAGAAGATATACCTGTCCAACGGCGCACACGAACCACTTTTTGGCGTGGCCACAGGCCAGATGAAGCCCATCTTCAGAAAAATAAAACTCAATCAACCATTGGCTGAGCAGCTTTATGCTACGGGGAACTATGACGCGATGTACTTTGCCGGGGTGATTGCCGAACCGAAAGCGATGACGGAAGCGGACTTTGAACGGTGGATCGATGGAGCCTATTTCTATATGCTATCGGATTTTGTAGTAGCAGTAACATTGGCAGAAAGTGATATTGCGCAAGAAGTCGCGGATAATTGGATTGCAAGCGATATAGAGCTGAGGATGTCGGCAGGTTGGAGTTGTTACTGCTGGCTGCTCGGCAATCGCCCGGACCGTGAATTTTCCGAAGAGAAAATTGCTAACATGTTGGAGATTGTAAAAAATACAATTCACGATGCCCCTGAACGTACGAAATATTCGATGAACAATTTCTTGTATACTGTGGGAGTATCCTATCTGCCGCTTCATGATATGGCGGTGGAGATCGCAAAGGAAGTTTGTCCAGTGGAAGTCAGTCACGGTAGCGCAAAAAGCAAGTTCTTAAACGCTTTAGTTAATATTCAAAAGGCAGAGGATAAAGGGCAACTCGGCTTCAAACGGAAACATGTAAGGTGTTAGTCATGAATATATTTCCATGTTCATTTGTCGGTTTTTTTATTAACATAGAATTATCACAAAAAATACAGTGAGACTT contains:
- a CDS encoding DNA alkylation repair protein: MNLEMVMQELEALGKERTKKIYLSNGAHEPLFGVATGQMKPIFRKIKLNQPLAEQLYATGNYDAMYFAGVIAEPKAMTEADFERWIDGAYFYMLSDFVVAVTLAESDIAQEVADNWIASDIELRMSAGWSCYCWLLGNRPDREFSEEKIANMLEIVKNTIHDAPERTKYSMNNFLYTVGVSYLPLHDMAVEIAKEVCPVEVSHGSAKSKFLNALVNIQKAEDKGQLGFKRKHVRC